From a single Lolium rigidum isolate FL_2022 chromosome 7, APGP_CSIRO_Lrig_0.1, whole genome shotgun sequence genomic region:
- the LOC124671430 gene encoding uncharacterized protein LOC124671430 — translation MSGGPGAASLEVPSEDGGSGEWRRIFNRVEALLPRVEELAADRARLEETSRTQQELSAAREKSLHARLLQAKASRWRWKTAYIELPLLANPKIIELQENDLEDSRKCEALVDVDDSGPEIPLKGGKRHLERSETNVGYEDVVRDLRAELTKLKQAYETLSTNKDKETSESAHKLQRNIEEMFDDAENKMWIFVKICDSKTVTLEVVDSDTIYSVKAKIQDKEGIPSCQQRLMFDDQLLVGSCTLKDHSIQNEATLTLHLVIQGMHIFVKPIVGKIMTFEVDRADNVYSIKAKIFDETGFAPVGQRLILYGKMLEEDRTLAYYGIQNDSTLHLNLRIPLLRDRIRISIRTVTGKTIVERNGMRSETVGNIKAKNYVELGIPTDQQCLSTGGKPLEDGCTVEEVVRLMNKIAVSGIVTVIERSDIF, via the exons ATGAGCGGTGGACCGGGCGCCGCCTCGCTGGAGGTTCCCTCTGAGGACGGTGGGAGCGGCGAGTGGCGGCGCATTTTCAACCGGGTTGAGGCGCTGCTGCCGCGGGTCGAGGAGCTCGCCGCCGACCGTGCTCGCCTCGAGGAAACCAGCAGGACCCAGCAAGAGCTGTCGGCAGCACGCGAGAAAAGCCTCCATGCccgcctcctccag GCGAAGGCGAGCAGGTGGAGGTGGAAGACGGCCTACATTGAGCTGCCTCTCTTGGCCAATCCCAAGATCATCG AACTCCAAGAGAATGATTTGGAGGATTCCAGGAAATGTGAAGCTCTTGTTGACGTCGATGACTCAGGACCAGAG ATACCACTCAAGGGAGGTAAAAGGCATTTAGAGCGCAGTGAAACAAATGTGGGTTATGAGGATGTTGTCAGAGATTTAAGAGCTGAGCTAACAAAATTAAAGCAAGCTTATGAGACCCTGAGCACAAACAAGGATAAGGAAACTTCTGAATCAGCACACAAGCTTCAGCGGAACATAGAGGAGATGTTTGATGATGCAGAAAACAAG ATGTGGATCTTTGTCAAGATCTGTGATAGCAAGACCGTCACTCTGGAGGTCGTGGATTCAGATACGATCTATAGCGTCAAGGCTAAGATTCAAGACAAGGAGGGCATACCTTCATGCCAGCAGAGGCTCATGTTTGATGATCAGCTATTGGTGGGCAGCTGCACCCTGAAGGACCACAGCATCCAGAATGAGGCCACCCTAACCCTTCACCTTGTAATCCAAGGGATGCATATCTTTGTCAAGCCGATTGTTGGTAAGATCATGACCTTTGAGGTTGATAGAGCAGATAACGTGTACAGTATAAAGGCGAAGATTTTCGATGAGACGGGCTTTGCCCCAGTTGGGCAGCGCCTCATCCTTTATGGGAAGATGTTGGAGGAAGACCGCACCCTGGCCTATTATGGCATACAAAATGACTCTACCCTCCATCTcaacttgcgcatcccgcttctgAGAGATCGGATACGCATCTCGATCAGGACGGTTACTGGGAAGACCATCGTTGAACGGAATGGTATGCGCTCAGAGACCGTTGGCAATATCAAGGCGAAGAACTATGTTGAGTTGGGCATTCCCACAGACCAACAGTGCCTTTCCACAGGCGGAAAGCCGCTTGAGGATGGCTGCACTGTGGAGGAG GTTGTAAGATTAATGAACAAAATTGCTGTTTCTGGGATCGTGACTGTCATCGAAAGATCTGATATATTCTAG